The Nycticebus coucang isolate mNycCou1 chromosome 8, mNycCou1.pri, whole genome shotgun sequence genome has a window encoding:
- the TPRA1 gene encoding transmembrane protein adipocyte-associated 1 isoform X1, translated as MVIWANGSTVLPPPLAPNISVPHRCLLLLYEDIGTSRVRYWDLLLLIPNVLFFFFLLWKLPFARAKIRITSSPIFITFYILVFVVALVGIARAVVSMTVSTSDAATVADKILWEITRFFLLAIELSVVILGLAFGHLESKSSIKRVLAITTVLSLAYSVTQGTLEILYPDAHLSAEDFNIYGHGGRQFWLVSSCFFFLVYSLVVVLPKTPLKERISLPSRRSFYVYAGILALLNLLQGLGSALLCFDVIEGLCCVDATTFLYFSFFAPLIYVAFLRGFFGSEPKILFSYKCQVDETEEPDVHLPQPYAVARREGLEAPGATGPSAACYSSTQFDSAGGVAYLDDIASMPCHTGSINSTDSERWKVINA; from the exons ATGGTGATTTGGGCCAACGGGAGCACAGTGTTGCCCCCACCCCTGGCGCCAAACATCAGTGTGCCTCATCGCTGCCTGCTGCTGCTCTATGAAGACATTGGCACGTCCAG GGTCCGGTACTGGGACCTCTTGCTGCTCATCCCCAATgtgctcttcttcttcttcctgctCTGGAAGCTGCCATTTGCTCGGGCCAAGATTCGTATCACCTCCAGTCCCATTTTTATTACCTTCTACATCCTG GTGTTTGTGGTGGCGCTGGTGGGCATCGCCCGGGCTGTGGTGTCCATGACAGTGAGCACCTCGGACGCTGCGACAGTTGCTGACAAG ATCCTCTGGGAGATTACCCGTTTCTTCCTGCTGGCCATCGAACTGAGTGTGGTCATCCTAGGCCTTGCCTTTG GTCACCTAGAGAGCAAGTCCAGCATCAAGCGGGTGCTGGCCATCACCACAGTGCTGTCTCTGGCctactctgttacccag GGGACCCTGGAGATCCTATACCCCGATGCCCACCTCTCTGCGGAGGACTTTAACATCTACGGGCATGGGGGCCGCCAGTTCTGGCTGGTCAGCTCCTGCTTCTTCTTCCTG GTCTACTCCCTAGTGGTCGTCCTGCCCAAGACCCCGCTGAAGGAGCGCATCTCCCTGCCCT CGCGGAGGAGCTTCTACGTGTACGCGGGGATCCTGGCGCTGCTCAACCTGCTGCAGGGGCTGGGCAGCGCGCTGCTGTGCTTCGACGTCATAGAGGGGCTCTG CTGTGTGGATGCCACCACCTTCCTGTACTTCAGCTTCTTCGCGCCGCTCATCTACGTGGCCTTCCTGCGGGGCTTCTTTGG GTCAGAGCCCAAGATCCTCTTTTCCTACAAATGCCAAGTGGACGAGACCGAGGAGCCAGATGTGCACTTGCCGCAGCCCTATGCCGTGGCCCGGCGGGAGGGCCTGGAGGCCCCGGGGGCCACTGGGCCCTCAGCCGCCTGTTACTCCAGCACACAGTTTGACTCGGCTGGTGGGGTAGCCTACCTGGATGATATTGCCTCCATGCCCTGCCACACCGGCAGCATCAACAGCACAGACAGTGAGCGCTGGAAGGTCATCAATGCCTGA
- the TPRA1 gene encoding transmembrane protein adipocyte-associated 1 isoform X2, with amino-acid sequence MVIWANGSTVLPPPLAPNISVPHRCLLLLYEDIGTSRVRYWDLLLLIPNVLFFFFLLWKLPFARAKIRITSSPIFITFYILVFVVALVGIARAVVSMTVSTSDAATVADKILWEITRFFLLAIELSVVILGLAFGHLESKSSIKRVLAITTVLSLAYSVTQGTLEILYPDAHLSAEDFNIYGHGGRQFWLVSSCFFFLPPVSSGLLPSGRPAQDPAEGAHLPALAEELLRVRGDPGAAQPAAGAGQRAAVLRRHRGALLCGCHHLPVLQLLRAAHLRGLPAGLLWVRAQDPLFLQMPSGRDRGARCALAAALCRGPAGGPGGPGGHWALSRLLLQHTV; translated from the exons ATGGTGATTTGGGCCAACGGGAGCACAGTGTTGCCCCCACCCCTGGCGCCAAACATCAGTGTGCCTCATCGCTGCCTGCTGCTGCTCTATGAAGACATTGGCACGTCCAG GGTCCGGTACTGGGACCTCTTGCTGCTCATCCCCAATgtgctcttcttcttcttcctgctCTGGAAGCTGCCATTTGCTCGGGCCAAGATTCGTATCACCTCCAGTCCCATTTTTATTACCTTCTACATCCTG GTGTTTGTGGTGGCGCTGGTGGGCATCGCCCGGGCTGTGGTGTCCATGACAGTGAGCACCTCGGACGCTGCGACAGTTGCTGACAAG ATCCTCTGGGAGATTACCCGTTTCTTCCTGCTGGCCATCGAACTGAGTGTGGTCATCCTAGGCCTTGCCTTTG GTCACCTAGAGAGCAAGTCCAGCATCAAGCGGGTGCTGGCCATCACCACAGTGCTGTCTCTGGCctactctgttacccag GGGACCCTGGAGATCCTATACCCCGATGCCCACCTCTCTGCGGAGGACTTTAACATCTACGGGCATGGGGGCCGCCAGTTCTGGCTGGTCAGCTCCTGCTTCTTCTTCCTG CCCCCTGTCTCTTCAGGTCTACTCCCTAGTGGTCGTCCTGCCCAAGACCCCGCTGAAGGAGCGCATCTCCCTGCCCT CGCGGAGGAGCTTCTACGTGTACGCGGGGATCCTGGCGCTGCTCAACCTGCTGCAGGGGCTGGGCAGCGCGCTGCTGTGCTTCGACGTCATAGAGGGGCTCTG CTGTGTGGATGCCACCACCTTCCTGTACTTCAGCTTCTTCGCGCCGCTCATCTACGTGGCCTTCCTGCGGGGCTTCTTTGG GTCAGAGCCCAAGATCCTCTTTTCCTACAAATGCCAAGTGGACGAGACCGAGGAGCCAGATGTGCACTTGCCGCAGCCCTATGCCGTGGCCCGGCGGGAGGGCCTGGAGGCCCCGGGGGCCACTGGGCCCTCAGCCGCCTGTTACTCCAGCACACAGTTTGA